A DNA window from Ostrea edulis chromosome 5, xbOstEdul1.1, whole genome shotgun sequence contains the following coding sequences:
- the LOC125649409 gene encoding suppressor of cytokine signaling 5-like isoform X2: MSQDEEFAGNSAEKLLPVNASAENRRRGVPINNLGGHRLHRSSVRPFFCCGSQLSLNSVSDFIEASDQSDCDDGSDLMANLSLSKKTQNRRKKTNEGRKKFWTLKLRGKLHVPKRSTYTANENDSGESIVCTSFRKSSNESESGIEQAAGASAQPQEVFVTLRPINFDELYPTEDIDQRRIRQRAQEMEEGIDVQDACILIPQQADSSSDEEYDCPQLSSQRNSFSSFTEQWPYGSFSMLPTHSGMFPPPVRPHSQVDFIHCLVPDIASITNCSYYWGVMDRYQAEKLLEKKPEGTFLLRDSAQEEYLFSVSFRRYGRSLHARIEQWNHKFSFDSHDPGVFASETVCGLIEHYKDASVCMFFEPMLTTPLHRTFPFSLQHLCRSIICDRITYDDISVLPLPRQLRDYMRYYHYRQKIRTRRYDMA, encoded by the exons ATGTCTCAAG ATGAGGAATTTGCTGGGAATAGTGCAGAGAAATTACTCCCAGTCAATGCTTCTGCTGAGAATAGAAGGAGGGGCGTGCCCATTAATAACTTGGGGGGACACAGGCTCCACAGGTCCTCGGTGAGACCGTTTTTCTGTTGTGGCAGTCAGCTGTCCTTGAATAGCGTTAGCGACTTTATTGAAGCTTCTGATCAATCCGACTGTGATGATGGCTCAGATCTGATGGCTAACTTATCCTTATCCAAAAAGACACAAAACAGACGCAAAAAAACCAATGAAGGACGCAAAAAATTTTGGACACTGAAATTAAGAGGAAAGCTGCATGTTCCCAAGAGGTCCACTTACACAGCAAATGAAAATGATTCTGGAGAGAGCATTGTGTGCACTTCATTTAGAAAGTCATCAAATGAAAGTGAAAGTGGAATAGAACAGGCAGCAGGTGCTTCAGCACAACCACAGGAAGTGTTTGTAACTCTGCGCCCCATAAACTTTGATGAACTTTACCCAACAGAAGATATTGATCAGAGACGAATCCGACAGCGGGCTCAAGAGATGGAGGAAGGTATAGATGTACAGGATGCTTGTATACTCATCCCACAACAAGCTGATTCATCATCAGATGAAGAATATGATTGCCCACAGCTCTCCTCACAGAGAAACAGTTTCTCTTCATTCACTGAACAATGGCCCTATGGTTCGTTCTCCATGTTGCCTACACATTCCGGCATGTTTCCTCCCCCTGTCCGCCCACATTCCCAAGTGGATTTCATCCACTGTCTTGTCCCAGATATTGCAAGCATTACAAACTGCAGTTATTACTGGGGTGTAATGGACCGCTACCAGGCTGAAAAGCTCCTGGAGAAAAAGCCAGAGGGAACGTTCTTGCTGAGAGACAGCGCACAGGAGGAGTACCTGTTCTCAGTCAGCTTTAGACGCTATGGTCGATCCTTGCATGCGAGAATAGAGCAGTGGAATCACAAGTTCAGCTTCGATTCACATGATCCAGGAGTTTTTGCATCAGAAACTGTGTGTGGTCTGATAGAACATTATAAGGATGCTAGTGTTTGCATGTTTTTTGAACCAATGCTTACTACACCATTGCATCGCACTTTTCCCTTTAGTCTTCAGCATTTGTGCAGATCTATTATATGTGATCGTATAACATATGACGATATCAGCGTGCTGCCTCTTCCCCGTCAGTTGAGGGATTACATGAGATATTACCACTACAGACAGAAGATTCGTACACGGAGATATGACATGGCATAA
- the LOC125649409 gene encoding uncharacterized protein LOC125649409 isoform X1: MMVADRFDFYTYEEFAGNSAEKLLPVNASAENRRRGVPINNLGGHRLHRSSVRPFFCCGSQLSLNSVSDFIEASDQSDCDDGSDLMANLSLSKKTQNRRKKTNEGRKKFWTLKLRGKLHVPKRSTYTANENDSGESIVCTSFRKSSNESESGIEQAAGASAQPQEVFVTLRPINFDELYPTEDIDQRRIRQRAQEMEEGIDVQDACILIPQQADSSSDEEYDCPQLSSQRNSFSSFTEQWPYGSFSMLPTHSGMFPPPVRPHSQVDFIHCLVPDIASITNCSYYWGVMDRYQAEKLLEKKPEGTFLLRDSAQEEYLFSVSFRRYGRSLHARIEQWNHKFSFDSHDPGVFASETVCGLIEHYKDASVCMFFEPMLTTPLHRTFPFSLQHLCRSIICDRITYDDISVLPLPRQLRDYMRYYHYRQKIRTRRYDMA, encoded by the exons ATGATGGTGGCAGACAGATTTGATTTTTACACAT ATGAGGAATTTGCTGGGAATAGTGCAGAGAAATTACTCCCAGTCAATGCTTCTGCTGAGAATAGAAGGAGGGGCGTGCCCATTAATAACTTGGGGGGACACAGGCTCCACAGGTCCTCGGTGAGACCGTTTTTCTGTTGTGGCAGTCAGCTGTCCTTGAATAGCGTTAGCGACTTTATTGAAGCTTCTGATCAATCCGACTGTGATGATGGCTCAGATCTGATGGCTAACTTATCCTTATCCAAAAAGACACAAAACAGACGCAAAAAAACCAATGAAGGACGCAAAAAATTTTGGACACTGAAATTAAGAGGAAAGCTGCATGTTCCCAAGAGGTCCACTTACACAGCAAATGAAAATGATTCTGGAGAGAGCATTGTGTGCACTTCATTTAGAAAGTCATCAAATGAAAGTGAAAGTGGAATAGAACAGGCAGCAGGTGCTTCAGCACAACCACAGGAAGTGTTTGTAACTCTGCGCCCCATAAACTTTGATGAACTTTACCCAACAGAAGATATTGATCAGAGACGAATCCGACAGCGGGCTCAAGAGATGGAGGAAGGTATAGATGTACAGGATGCTTGTATACTCATCCCACAACAAGCTGATTCATCATCAGATGAAGAATATGATTGCCCACAGCTCTCCTCACAGAGAAACAGTTTCTCTTCATTCACTGAACAATGGCCCTATGGTTCGTTCTCCATGTTGCCTACACATTCCGGCATGTTTCCTCCCCCTGTCCGCCCACATTCCCAAGTGGATTTCATCCACTGTCTTGTCCCAGATATTGCAAGCATTACAAACTGCAGTTATTACTGGGGTGTAATGGACCGCTACCAGGCTGAAAAGCTCCTGGAGAAAAAGCCAGAGGGAACGTTCTTGCTGAGAGACAGCGCACAGGAGGAGTACCTGTTCTCAGTCAGCTTTAGACGCTATGGTCGATCCTTGCATGCGAGAATAGAGCAGTGGAATCACAAGTTCAGCTTCGATTCACATGATCCAGGAGTTTTTGCATCAGAAACTGTGTGTGGTCTGATAGAACATTATAAGGATGCTAGTGTTTGCATGTTTTTTGAACCAATGCTTACTACACCATTGCATCGCACTTTTCCCTTTAGTCTTCAGCATTTGTGCAGATCTATTATATGTGATCGTATAACATATGACGATATCAGCGTGCTGCCTCTTCCCCGTCAGTTGAGGGATTACATGAGATATTACCACTACAGACAGAAGATTCGTACACGGAGATATGACATGGCATAA
- the LOC125648849 gene encoding probable ATP-dependent RNA helicase DDX52, with product MDGFGLFRKLGVGTKFDFKRFRKDADVLNLLPQNTNLTTSDNARQPEDDETENVESESEKGAEEEEMSREMKDGEPEMTVLQGLKKKGEKSGTKNKSKQSFTKLKQEKINHIRNKNRIHCFGEDPPSPCTSFDQLLSTYGFHPQISKNIATVGYMKPTPIQMQAIPAMMHRREILACAPTGSGKTAAFILPIMHHLKEHKKKGYRALILAPTRELAKQIYREFLRLSEGIGLKAHYINKATTEKQLEKKFDVLVSTPNRLVYMLQQDPPHISLSQVEWLVIDESDKLFEDGKTGFREQLAKVYQACVSNNVKRALFSATFAVEVEEWCKLNLDNVLQVYIGAKNSATTTIEQELKFVGTETGKLLAVRDIISKGVQPPVLIFVQSKERARELFHELIYDGMNVDVIHSDQTQEQRDSAVKNFRSGKTWILICTELMGRGMDFIGVNLVINYDFPNSAISYIHRIGRTGRAGRSGRAVTFFTETDSVYLRSISRVMVNAGCPVPSYMLDMKRPNKKLRRAAKRVPKRDRISTVAQCDIDKINKKRKYFAKDKGNQVKRAKVK from the exons ATGGACGGATTCGGCTTGTTTCGAAAACTTGGTGTTGGAACAAAATTTGACTTTAAACGCTTCAGAAAGGATGCAGATGTTTTAAAT CTGTTGCCACAAAATACAAATCTGACAACATCAGATAATGCACGACAGCCTGAAGATGATGAGACAGAAAATGTTGAATCAG AATCTGAAAAGGGAGCAGAGGAGGAAGAAATGTCGAGGGAGATGAAGGATGGGGAACCTGAGATGACTGTTCTACAGGGGCTGAAGAAAAAGGGAGAAAAATCAGGAACAAAGAACAAGTCTAAGCAGAGCTTTACGAAACTGAAACAAGAAAAG ATAAACCACATCAGAAATAAGAATAGAATCCACTGCTTTGGTGAGGATCCACCCAGCCCCTGCACCAGCTTTGATCAGTTATTATCTACATATGGATTTCATCCGCAAATATCCAAAAACATTGCTACTGTCGGATACATGAAGCCAACTCCCATCCAAATGCAGGCCATACCAGCCATGATGCAT AGAAGGGAGATCTTAGCTTGTGCACCAACAGGATCAGGCAAAACTGCAGCTTTTATCCTTCCCATCATGCATCACCTGAAGGAGCACAAAAAGAAAGGATACAGAGCCCTTATACTTGCCCCAACCCGAGAACTGGCAAAACAG ATATACCGAGAATTTTTGCGGCTATCTGAGGGTATAGGACTGAAGGCTCATTACATCAACAAGGCAACGACAGAGAAACAATTGGAGAAAAAGTTTG ATGTGTTGGTGTCTACTCCCAACAGACTGGTGTATATGCTGCAACAAGATCCTCCTCATATCAGTCTTAGTCA GGTGGAATGGTTGGTGATTGATGAATCAGATAAATTGTTTGAAGACGGGAAAACTGGATTTCGAGAGCAG TTGGCTAAGGTGTATCAAGCTTGTGTCAGCAACAATGTAAAGCGAGCATTGTTCAGTGCAACATTCGCTGTGGAGGTCGAGGAGTGGTGTAAGCTAAACTTGGATAATGTGTTACAGGTGTACATAGGAGCCAA GAATTCAGCCACAACGACTATTGAACAAGAGTTAAAATTTGTTGGGACAGAAACTGGGAAGCTGCTGGCAGTTCGTGACATTATATCAAAA GGAGTCCAACCACCTGTTCTTATATTTGTGCAGTCAAAGGAGAGAGCACGAGAGCTCTTCCATGAACTAATATATGATGGAATGAATGTTGATGTTATACATAGTGATCAGACACAAGAACAG AGAGATTCTGCAGTTAAAAACTTCCGCTCAGGAAAAACATGGATATTGATTTGCACTGAGCTCATGGGAAGAGGAATGGATTTTATCGGTGTAAATCTGGTCATCAACTATGATTTTCCCAACAGTGCCATCAGCTACATCCACAGAATAG GTCGCACCGGGAGAGCGGGAAGGTCCGGTAGAGCTGTCACTTTCTTCACAGAAACAGATTCAGTTTATCTCAGAAG CATCTCAAGGGTCATGGTAAATGCTGGATGTCCTGTACCTAGTTATATGTTAGACATGAAACGCCCCAACAA AAAACTTCGAAGAGCTGCAAAGAGGGTGCCTAAACGAGATCGAATATCAACAGTCGCACAATGCGACATTGATAAAATTAACAAGAAAAG GAAATACTTTGCTAAAGACAAAGGAAATCAGGTGAAAAGAGCCAAAGTGAAATAA
- the LOC125648851 gene encoding RRP15-like protein isoform X1 — MFIFSLKMTEVHVLHQSDDSDESASVTSASDQEFSEAEEKSNNNMEKTEEEVDDDGGGDDDDDGGDDDDDDDDDDDGSDNILAKSDDRLSDTETAEDTKAGLADAMAKILKKQIPEHQQIILAKGTTDKELTRKRQNVDDQSRESHVSQQKKKLWEDMGRSKPSPVDRERERKLQRIAQRGVVQLFNAVRKQQKVLDEKMKEAGSSEHRKDRVEKSMTKGKFLDILKSAENKPEQIETKKEEKWSALREDFMMGAKMKDWDKESDGDDAEDT; from the exons ATGTTCATTTTCAGTTTAAAGATGACAGAGGTACACGTGTTGCACCAATCTGATGATTCTGATGAGAGTGCTTCGGTGACCAGTGCATCTGATCAAG AATTCAGCGAAGCTGAGGAAAAGTCCAACAATAACATGGAGAAAACTGAAGAGGAGGTtgatgatgatggtggtggtgatgatgatgatgatggtggtgatgatgatgacgatgatgatgatgatgatgatggaaGTGATAATATACTCGCCAAGTCAGATGATAGACTCAGTGACACTGAAACTGCAGAGGATACAAAAGCAGGGCTTGCAGATGCCATGGCAAAAATTCTTAAAAAGCAGATTCCAGAACATCAACAAATTATTCTTGCAAAAGGAACCACTGACAAGGAGTTAACCAGAAAGCGACAAAATGTAGATGATCAGAGCAGAGAATCACATGTTTCTCAACAAAAG aaaaaaCTCTGGGAAGACATGGGCCGCTCTAAACCCAGCCCAGtggacagagagagagaaaggaaGCTTCAGCGTATAGCACAAAG GGGTGTTGTGCAGCTCTTCAATGCAGTAAGGAAACAACAGAAAGTGTTGGACGAAAAAATGAAAGAAGCAGGGTCATCTGAACACAGAAAAGATCGAGTAGAAAAGTCAATGACAAAAGGCAAATTCCTGGATATTCTGAAGAGTGCAGAGAATAAACCAGAACAG ATTGAAACCAAGAAGGAAGAAAAATGGAGTGCATTAAGAGAGGATTTCATGATGGGGGCTAAAATGAAGGACTGGGATAAAGAGAGTGACGGTGATGATGCTGAGGACACATGA
- the LOC125648851 gene encoding RRP15-like protein isoform X2, producing the protein MTEVHVLHQSDDSDESASVTSASDQEFSEAEEKSNNNMEKTEEEVDDDGGGDDDDDGGDDDDDDDDDDDGSDNILAKSDDRLSDTETAEDTKAGLADAMAKILKKQIPEHQQIILAKGTTDKELTRKRQNVDDQSRESHVSQQKKKLWEDMGRSKPSPVDRERERKLQRIAQRGVVQLFNAVRKQQKVLDEKMKEAGSSEHRKDRVEKSMTKGKFLDILKSAENKPEQIETKKEEKWSALREDFMMGAKMKDWDKESDGDDAEDT; encoded by the exons ATGACAGAGGTACACGTGTTGCACCAATCTGATGATTCTGATGAGAGTGCTTCGGTGACCAGTGCATCTGATCAAG AATTCAGCGAAGCTGAGGAAAAGTCCAACAATAACATGGAGAAAACTGAAGAGGAGGTtgatgatgatggtggtggtgatgatgatgatgatggtggtgatgatgatgacgatgatgatgatgatgatgatggaaGTGATAATATACTCGCCAAGTCAGATGATAGACTCAGTGACACTGAAACTGCAGAGGATACAAAAGCAGGGCTTGCAGATGCCATGGCAAAAATTCTTAAAAAGCAGATTCCAGAACATCAACAAATTATTCTTGCAAAAGGAACCACTGACAAGGAGTTAACCAGAAAGCGACAAAATGTAGATGATCAGAGCAGAGAATCACATGTTTCTCAACAAAAG aaaaaaCTCTGGGAAGACATGGGCCGCTCTAAACCCAGCCCAGtggacagagagagagaaaggaaGCTTCAGCGTATAGCACAAAG GGGTGTTGTGCAGCTCTTCAATGCAGTAAGGAAACAACAGAAAGTGTTGGACGAAAAAATGAAAGAAGCAGGGTCATCTGAACACAGAAAAGATCGAGTAGAAAAGTCAATGACAAAAGGCAAATTCCTGGATATTCTGAAGAGTGCAGAGAATAAACCAGAACAG ATTGAAACCAAGAAGGAAGAAAAATGGAGTGCATTAAGAGAGGATTTCATGATGGGGGCTAAAATGAAGGACTGGGATAAAGAGAGTGACGGTGATGATGCTGAGGACACATGA